The Cynocephalus volans isolate mCynVol1 chromosome 12, mCynVol1.pri, whole genome shotgun sequence sequence CCACCTTCCAAGTCAACCTGTATGTAATTGAGCTGCCTGTGTTCTAAACTTGGGCGTCTGATATCAAAGTTGAAGACTGTCGGTGTACAGTCCCGACGCCTTGAATATTCTATTTTGTGAGCACTTGCCGGCACTGTTACATTCTCTGTATTTACATAGTTATGCATTGGATCTAGATTATTATGGTAGCCATTTAGAGATGGGGTCTTTGGTCCTAAATTGTCATCTTCATCCCTACTTAGTTTGCGAGCTTCCCAAACAGGAGGCAAAGATGGTAAATTTTCATAGTTTAATAATGCAGTTCTTCTCTGAGCTGAATTGTTGATATTCTGGGTATCTGAGGTACTGGTGGATGTGAGACGACCTCTCCTGACCCCTGAGGCACTAGGAATAGATAGcccatttatattttcatacacCAGTTTGTGAACACAGGGTGCATCTCTTCGTTCATCACTATCATAGCCAGTGTCCCATTCTGTGCTATTTGCAACAATTCCACTAATTTCTCTTCCAAGTTGCTCcagtttctctttttccattaattGCTTTTGAACAGGAGTTGGTCCTAAAACAAATTTGACCCCCTCAGGTTCAAGAAGAATCTGAGGGTCTCTGTCCTCAATACTACTTGGTTCTTCTTTTGGTGTGTTGCTTTCAGCATTAGAAACCCTTGCTTCCAATGGGACATGCACACTTGTGTGGTTTTTCCGCTCTTCTTGCACACCTGTAGTGTTGACATACGTATGtacctaaaaacaaaacagaaattcaaTCAATAacttacttaaaaaacaaaataaaacaaaaaaagcctgaCTACATCAGTTAATTTTattgattaatgctctctctaaatgtacttttttttttttttttaaacatgaccagtaaggggatcttaacacttggcttggtgttgtcagcaccatgctcagccagtgagctaactggccatccctatatgggacccgaacccatgccatggccttggtgttatcagcactgcactctcccgagtgagccacgggccagccctaaatgtACTCTTAATTCAAAACTTTTACACCTCCTATTTTTTACTAATAAAAAGATGGGGAGAAAGGGATAAATATGGAAATGTCttcttaatttgattttaaaaagtaactactTTAAATTAACATGTAGCATTATACTTGATGATGAAACATGTgaagtattttgtaaaaaaaaaaatcagaaacaaaataggGATTATCATTTTGATGTCTGTTCTAGAACCTCTTATCAACGCATTGAAACATGattcagaaataagaaataacaaatattgaaaagaaaagagaaatttatcaTTATTTGCTAATGATCTGACTGTATAAAGAGATAAACCCTACTAGATGTAATAAGAGCTCTGTAAAAGGCATGGATATAAAATAATTACCACCTAATAAGAAATTATAACTACTTTAAAAATCTCAATGttattttggggagaaaaatatggaaatgttTGGAAGTctatatataaaactttaaagaTTCAAACATAATATGCAAAACCGGGAAAAAGGTAATTACAGCAAATAATGTAAGAACACATTTACCATGTAAAGACCACAAAGAGGGCACttagctgacttgggagagcatggtgctggtaacaccaagatcccaggttcagatccccatacaggccagccaccagaaaaaaacccaaaacaaaacaaacaaaaataacaccactgccacaaaaaattgattttaaaaacactaaaaaccTCTTAATGATAAATAACACATAGTTTACAAAAGAAACCTATAACTAATAGAGAGATAATATTCAACCAGAtatttttattccacaaatacacaaataaaagtaGAACAGTCAAGAACACTCAACAGCTCCATTAACAACATAAACAACAAAATCTACCTTCCTACTAGTAGTTCACTAACTATAAAGACATATGAAAAGCAGCataaattcttaatccatttgaAGGTGTTATAATGGGAATTAACCATTAGTTACATCTTTCTTAATCTACAGATACACTCTCCTGAGAATCCACAAACTACTGTAATGCTAAGTTTCCCTGAAAACCTGCATATACTTGAgcatatgccaataaatatgcTATTTCCTCTGAAAAAGTAATTTACAATCTCAAATTGAATACAAAATTCAAATTGAATAAAATCTTCAGGTGTTAGCACATAACACTTTAACTCCACACAATCATTATCACTGGTATACAATAGCACTTGCTTACTTGTTCCTCAGCCACAAGCAAAGGATGTGTAGATTCTTCACCTACTGAAGGCAGGCGAGCACTTCCCACGGAAGGATGTCTGCTGGAAGGATGGGATGAAGCATCTCCAAATGAGGGATATCGGGGATATCCATTCGGTAAGTTCTGAGCAGCAAACCCTGGAGCTGAGTTTTTGTTAATTGATTTAAGGAGAAAGGCAGAATAGGGGGATATggcagagagaataaaaataaatgagaatctAATCTGCACTGAGAGGATTAAGGAAGGTGTTTCTACCAAGACACAGCAGAAATAAGCGCACAAACAGCACCTCCCCTATTTTAGACAATAGGgaatattataacaccaaggtcaagggtttacatccccacactagccagctgcctaaataaataaataaataaataaatacataatatttaaaatgtttgtaacTATAGCTAACAGTTTTTTATAATAGACAGCCATTATACTTATGTTAACCAATGGTGATTTCTAGTATGTTATAGGTTAAATATCCATTATCTGTAGCTTGTAAATGTCTGTTATTCAAACTATGAGAGGGAAAATGGGTACTTACTTGTAGGTGTTCTAGGTGTTCTAGGGACTTCCAATTCTGTCTGATGATTATTCCTTTCTACAACTGGCTCTTCCACCACATTTATACTATTATTTTGCATAATCTCTTGTAACATGTTAAATAATTCTTCTGCACGGGCACACTTAAAGGCAAAGATACCTACAAATGTAAacgaaaagagaaaaatgattaacATGCCTTTAAGAAAGCTACCGGAACGcctgtcaaagaacaaaatttcaaagTAATCATTCTGTACACCAATAGCAAGAAAGGCCTTTTAAATAAATGTCTGATAAATTAATGACCTTCCCTGTTTCAAAACATAAACTGAAAAGTTcacagaataatttttatttgtctaagAGAGATGGCcccaaacaaagcaaataaaaacaagatttaCACACTTACTCTAGCCTGCTTTTTAACAGCAGAGGGAGCCCAATTCACCACTACTAAAGTGATCATTTATCATTTAACAGGCCCACTGCTGGGTGTTTTACAATCGTTATCTTGTTTAATTACTACAATAATTCTGTAAGATAGGTGTTAGCCATCCCCCTTTTATAGAGAAGAAATCtgaagtttaaatgaggtcatgtaACTTGCCAAGGCCATTCAaggtagcaaagaaaaaaaaatcaaactatgtTCTGTTTGACTCCGACGTTCAGGTTCCTTACCcacaaattataataataaagacaCCTGGTCAATTCAGCAGGACTAATCACTTACTGAAAATCTTAAAGTTAACATGAGTCAAAATTTCTGACATAAAaaatgtgcttaataaatacttgataaATGAATACATAGTTTACTATATCTTAACAACCTACTTattttgggaatttttttcttttggggaaaagtaaaatattaatttaaacacTATATATAGAATAACTGAAAGAACAATATTTCAAATATGATA is a genomic window containing:
- the FRS2 gene encoding fibroblast growth factor receptor substrate 2; the encoded protein is MGSCCSCPDKDTVPDNHRNKFKVINVDDDGNELGSGIMELTDTELILYTRKRDSVKWHYLCLRRYGYDSNLFSFESGRRCQTGQGIFAFKCARAEELFNMLQEIMQNNSINVVEEPVVERNNHQTELEVPRTPRTPTTPGFAAQNLPNGYPRYPSFGDASSHPSSRHPSVGSARLPSVGEESTHPLLVAEEQVHTYVNTTGVQEERKNHTSVHVPLEARVSNAESNTPKEEPSSIEDRDPQILLEPEGVKFVLGPTPVQKQLMEKEKLEQLGREISGIVANSTEWDTGYDSDERRDAPCVHKLVYENINGLSIPSASGVRRGRLTSTSTSDTQNINNSAQRRTALLNYENLPSLPPVWEARKLSRDEDDNLGPKTPSLNGYHNNLDPMHNYVNTENVTVPASAHKIEYSRRRDCTPTVFNFDIRRPSLEHRQLNYIQVDLEGGSDSDNPQTPKTPTTPLPQTPTRRTELYAVIDIERTAAMSNLQKALPRDDGTSRKTRHNSTDLPM